The Bacteroides acidifaciens genome includes a region encoding these proteins:
- a CDS encoding SusC/RagA family TonB-linked outer membrane protein, translating to MKKQQITLSRKKAMRKVVWMKAAFLLLMFVIALHGRAQNTDSKLISLELKEAPLGEALKQFSNVSGYKVNFPSEDVGAYRVSVSIHQLAPLAALQKILEGKPFEYEVKQHFITVRKAKPASTTRKVRNIEGQVVDEKGDPLPGANIRGIDSPFGAISDIKGNFTCKVMEETHTLEVSFVGMQTEKVSIKGRTHVNVIMHEDKQQLGDVVVTGYQRISRERSTASFGFIDSEQLTRQMHTDLASSLEGQIAGLRMDINPNNGDMSPILRGRGTFSNDVGSHPLIVVDDMPTDLTLSEINPYNVESITVLKDAAAASIYGALAANGIIVVVTKQAKEEGAHVNINADWFITSKPNFNSLNLASTSDIIDYQTAVFDANVAESGSASGFLSSYKAGYYNPLFQLYLDRENGTLSNNEVEATLNQWRNNDYYKEYRDNAWRTAVTQRYNVSVSQKVGKNNHFLSFNYENDKGRTINDKRNKFSLYYKSNYAITSWLNVNAGVDARLGSSDTPNTLFTSYTMQQRYERIMDADGNRYNSPYVNVSGYSGGAYNGSVVSKAEGVSPYKTFGFNVLDALGEGGTKSRNVSIRPFVSLQARFLKMFKYNFMYQYEWNHSKSEVFDAEDSYLMRMTYNSMIDTNGNLAMPKGGRFFQNELSSNRYTVRNQIDFDKSWKNHAVTAIAGLEFRENKIPKPTRQLMYGYDPQTLTSDIIDWQAYRDGVGTSALSGNTITLSGLSPTLQESRHRYASFYANASYSYLSRYNVSGSIRWDQADLFGLDIRNQRHPLWSVGASWIMSEESFMKDIVWLDFLKARMTYGINGNVDQSSTTYFVVKQKTQSNPIKTTYLTYDDDDLPNPKLRWEKTATYNVGLDFRLFNNLVNGSLEYYNRHSSDLLVRRYMDPTLGAKSRVVNNGEMRNRGIEFSLTANLIRKKDWNFAVDFNFAHNKNKMLKVDHSDSDTSTSFIMSPQNYFMEGTSYNTLWAYRIDRIENGYPVAVDKDGNDLVTFNEDGTVANITTGSSLKGTENLVNLGSLTPKFNGAVSLRLSYKGIALNAFFVYAGGNKLRNSVVSMSDQVGSQTLKDITNRWSADAPDANVRMYIDMPTKVKTYASTFQDWWQYGDINVKDAGYVKLRSLSLGYSLPSGICRQIRLNSLNLKLQVNNLFTWCKAGSDIDPESYGLNSGTRGMASPKTYSIGLSTSF from the coding sequence ATGAAAAAGCAACAAATTACATTGTCTCGCAAAAAGGCAATGAGAAAGGTCGTATGGATGAAAGCCGCCTTCTTATTGCTGATGTTTGTAATTGCCCTGCATGGACGGGCACAAAATACGGACAGCAAATTGATTTCTTTGGAACTAAAGGAAGCGCCATTGGGAGAGGCTTTGAAGCAGTTTAGCAATGTGTCCGGTTATAAGGTGAATTTTCCTAGTGAAGATGTCGGAGCGTACCGGGTAAGCGTAAGCATACATCAGTTGGCACCTTTGGCGGCACTCCAGAAAATACTGGAAGGGAAACCTTTTGAATATGAGGTGAAACAACATTTTATCACTGTCCGTAAAGCGAAGCCTGCATCGACTACTCGTAAAGTCAGGAACATCGAAGGGCAGGTAGTGGATGAAAAAGGGGATCCGCTGCCGGGTGCGAATATCCGGGGAATCGACAGCCCGTTTGGAGCTATTTCCGATATCAAAGGAAATTTCACTTGTAAAGTGATGGAGGAAACCCACACACTGGAAGTTTCTTTTGTCGGTATGCAAACTGAAAAGGTATCTATTAAAGGGCGTACTCATGTCAATGTGATTATGCATGAAGATAAACAGCAATTGGGAGATGTTGTAGTGACGGGTTATCAGCGCATTAGCCGTGAACGTTCTACTGCCTCTTTCGGCTTTATAGATTCCGAACAACTGACAAGGCAGATGCATACTGACCTGGCGTCATCTCTGGAAGGACAAATAGCCGGCCTGCGTATGGATATCAATCCGAATAACGGGGATATGAGCCCTATCCTTCGCGGTAGAGGTACGTTCTCGAATGATGTAGGCTCACATCCGCTAATCGTAGTGGATGATATGCCGACTGACTTGACCCTGAGTGAGATAAATCCCTATAATGTAGAGAGTATTACTGTCTTGAAGGATGCGGCGGCAGCCAGTATTTATGGTGCTTTGGCTGCAAACGGCATTATTGTGGTAGTTACCAAACAGGCTAAAGAAGAGGGTGCGCATGTGAATATCAATGCTGATTGGTTCATCACCAGCAAACCGAATTTCAATAGTTTGAACCTGGCTTCTACAAGCGACATTATTGATTATCAAACAGCTGTGTTTGATGCGAATGTAGCCGAATCAGGCAGTGCGTCCGGTTTTTTGTCCAGCTATAAGGCAGGCTACTATAATCCGTTGTTCCAACTTTATCTGGATCGGGAGAATGGTACACTAAGTAATAATGAAGTCGAAGCTACATTGAATCAGTGGCGTAATAATGACTATTATAAAGAATATCGTGACAATGCTTGGCGCACGGCTGTAACTCAGCGTTATAATGTGTCCGTATCGCAGAAAGTCGGAAAAAACAATCACTTCCTTTCGTTCAATTATGAAAATGACAAGGGGCGTACGATAAATGATAAAAGGAATAAATTCTCCTTGTATTATAAGTCGAACTATGCCATAACCAGTTGGTTGAATGTGAATGCCGGGGTGGACGCCCGTCTGGGAAGTAGCGATACACCGAATACCCTGTTTACCAGTTACACTATGCAACAACGTTATGAAAGAATAATGGATGCCGATGGTAACCGTTATAATTCTCCTTATGTGAATGTAAGCGGATATTCGGGTGGAGCTTACAATGGCAGTGTCGTGAGCAAGGCGGAAGGTGTTTCACCTTATAAAACATTTGGTTTCAATGTGCTTGACGCATTGGGTGAAGGCGGTACCAAATCACGCAATGTCAGTATCCGCCCGTTTGTCAGTTTGCAGGCACGATTCCTGAAGATGTTTAAATATAACTTCATGTATCAGTATGAATGGAATCATAGCAAGAGTGAAGTGTTTGATGCGGAGGACTCCTATTTGATGCGTATGACGTACAATTCTATGATTGATACGAATGGAAATTTGGCAATGCCGAAAGGCGGACGGTTCTTTCAAAATGAGTTGAGCAGTAACCGTTATACTGTACGTAATCAGATAGACTTTGACAAAAGTTGGAAGAACCATGCAGTAACCGCCATTGCCGGACTTGAATTTAGGGAAAATAAGATTCCGAAACCTACCCGGCAATTAATGTATGGATACGATCCTCAGACACTGACTTCTGACATTATAGATTGGCAGGCATACCGTGACGGTGTAGGAACCAGTGCACTTTCCGGCAATACGATTACTTTGAGTGGCCTGTCGCCTACGTTGCAAGAATCACGCCATCGTTATGCATCTTTTTATGCCAATGCAAGCTATTCTTATCTGTCCCGTTATAATGTATCCGGAAGTATCCGCTGGGATCAGGCGGACTTGTTCGGACTTGATATCCGTAACCAGCGTCATCCCCTGTGGTCTGTCGGTGCGTCCTGGATTATGTCGGAAGAGTCATTTATGAAAGATATTGTTTGGCTCGACTTCCTGAAAGCACGTATGACCTATGGTATCAACGGTAATGTGGATCAGAGTTCGACTACCTATTTTGTAGTAAAGCAGAAGACCCAGAGCAATCCGATCAAGACGACATACCTGACTTATGATGATGATGATCTTCCGAACCCGAAACTCCGTTGGGAGAAAACAGCCACTTATAATGTGGGACTGGATTTCCGTCTTTTCAATAATTTAGTCAATGGTAGCTTGGAGTATTACAACCGCCACTCATCTGATTTGCTTGTACGCCGCTACATGGATCCTACATTGGGAGCTAAATCACGTGTAGTGAACAACGGTGAGATGCGTAACCGGGGTATCGAATTTTCTCTTACTGCCAATCTCATCAGGAAGAAGGACTGGAACTTTGCCGTTGATTTCAACTTTGCCCATAACAAGAACAAGATGTTAAAGGTGGATCATAGTGATTCGGACACTTCGACAAGTTTCATTATGAGCCCGCAGAACTACTTTATGGAAGGAACCAGTTATAATACGCTTTGGGCTTACCGTATCGACCGCATTGAAAATGGATATCCGGTAGCGGTGGACAAAGATGGGAATGACCTGGTGACGTTCAACGAGGATGGTACGGTTGCCAATATTACTACCGGATCGTCACTGAAAGGTACTGAGAATCTTGTAAATCTTGGCTCGCTGACTCCGAAATTCAATGGAGCAGTGTCCTTGAGACTTAGCTACAAGGGAATTGCCTTGAATGCTTTCTTTGTGTATGCAGGCGGTAACAAACTGCGTAATAGTGTGGTAAGTATGAGTGACCAGGTGGGAAGCCAGACGTTGAAAGACATAACCAACCGTTGGAGTGCGGATGCACCGGATGCAAATGTACGTATGTATATTGATATGCCCACAAAGGTTAAAACTTACGCAAGTACTTTCCAGGATTGGTGGCAATATGGTGATATTAATGTGAAAGATGCAGGTTATGTGAAATTGCGTAGCTTGAGTCTGGGGTATAGTTTGCCGTCCGGTATCTGCCGTCAAATCCGGCTTAATTCATTGAATTTGAAGTTGCAAGTGAACAACCTGTTTACCTGGTGTAAGGCAGGAAGCGACATTGACCCGGAAAGCTACGGATTGAACAGCGGCACACGCGGCATGGCTTCACCCAAGACTTATTCTATCGGATTATCAACAAGTTTCTAA
- a CDS encoding RagB/SusD family nutrient uptake outer membrane protein, giving the protein MRKLLYILPVLLILGFAACENYVDITPTGKKTVDSTETYYELVALPNRSYYPSSFALLSDNVWSKESNIIGKEYLSSDGINMTFNEDADRKELSDNNLYANCYQYILRSNIVISLVDHSTGDKDVKELAKAEAKIMRAWDHFILVNTFAKAYNPETAATDGGIAIVSEYDLEATPTKATVAQVYDFIIKDIEDALPYLQEEPVNVYHPSKAFGYALAARVYLFHRDWKKAKDAAEESLKRNNALIDYIALDAVGGPTKVSTYAKGGNPEVLNYAYMGSYSENPSIAYGMISPELVQLFGDNDERMNLFFKTTGNFDYNFDEGSGAALWNTALTYSKFQYMAVGMRTAEVYLILAEANARLNDLSGAVKVLNLLREKRIKGSEAVLPEPATQREMMQEIINERRKELLFGFSRFWDLKRFNTEADYAKTITRTFPLVTTDVEQKTYTLKPDSRLYIIPFPVAAREKNPNLTLNTNE; this is encoded by the coding sequence ATGCGTAAATTACTTTATATATTGCCAGTTCTGCTTATCTTGGGATTTGCGGCTTGCGAGAATTACGTGGATATTACCCCTACAGGAAAGAAGACTGTGGACTCTACCGAGACTTATTATGAATTGGTGGCTTTGCCGAACCGGAGTTATTATCCGTCGTCTTTTGCTTTGTTGAGTGATAATGTCTGGTCAAAAGAATCGAATATTATTGGCAAGGAATATCTTTCCTCTGATGGAATCAATATGACTTTTAATGAGGATGCCGACCGTAAAGAATTAAGTGATAATAATCTGTATGCAAACTGTTATCAATACATCTTACGCTCTAACATCGTGATTTCATTGGTAGATCATAGTACAGGTGACAAGGATGTGAAAGAACTGGCTAAAGCGGAAGCAAAAATCATGCGTGCGTGGGATCATTTTATTCTGGTGAATACATTCGCTAAAGCCTATAATCCGGAGACAGCAGCCACTGACGGTGGTATTGCTATTGTCAGCGAATATGACTTGGAAGCGACTCCTACCAAAGCTACTGTTGCCCAAGTCTATGACTTTATCATCAAGGATATCGAGGATGCGTTACCTTATCTGCAGGAAGAACCGGTGAATGTATATCATCCCTCGAAAGCATTCGGCTATGCATTGGCGGCACGCGTTTACTTGTTCCACCGTGACTGGAAAAAGGCTAAGGATGCGGCGGAGGAATCTTTGAAACGGAACAATGCCTTGATAGATTATATAGCTTTGGATGCCGTCGGGGGACCGACTAAGGTTTCAACTTATGCCAAAGGTGGCAATCCGGAAGTGTTGAATTATGCTTATATGGGTAGTTATTCTGAAAACCCGTCTATTGCTTATGGTATGATTAGTCCGGAGTTAGTACAACTTTTCGGAGATAATGATGAACGGATGAATTTGTTTTTTAAAACGACTGGTAATTTTGACTATAACTTTGACGAGGGTTCTGGAGCTGCTTTATGGAACACTGCCCTTACCTATTCTAAGTTTCAATACATGGCTGTAGGTATGCGTACTGCCGAAGTGTATTTGATTTTGGCAGAAGCTAATGCACGGTTAAATGATTTATCCGGGGCTGTCAAAGTGCTGAACTTGTTGCGTGAGAAACGCATTAAGGGGAGCGAAGCGGTATTGCCGGAACCGGCTACACAACGTGAGATGATGCAGGAAATCATCAATGAGCGTCGTAAAGAACTGCTCTTCGGATTCAGCCGATTCTGGGATTTGAAACGGTTCAATACGGAAGCCGACTATGCGAAGACGATTACCCGCACTTTCCCGTTGGTTACCACAGATGTGGAGCAGAAAACATATACGTTGAAACCGGATTCACGTTTGTATATCATTCCGTTCCCGGTGGCTGCCCGCGAAAAGAATCCGAATCTGACACTGAATACTAACGAATAA
- a CDS encoding VOC family protein, with protein sequence MKFSNVRLLVKDFAKCFKFYTEQLGLEPAWGDENSGYASFKVADGIEGFALFVSDWMASSVGNADKQQPVAMREKLMVSFYVDNVDETFAALKAKGVTFISEPTDMPDWGMRTLYLRDPEENLIELFTPLSPEKFSQELLEEDKKFQ encoded by the coding sequence ATGAAATTCAGCAACGTAAGATTATTAGTGAAAGACTTCGCCAAATGCTTCAAATTCTACACCGAACAACTCGGACTGGAACCTGCTTGGGGAGATGAAAATAGCGGATATGCCAGTTTTAAAGTAGCCGACGGAATAGAAGGCTTCGCCCTTTTTGTATCCGATTGGATGGCGTCTTCGGTAGGCAATGCAGATAAGCAGCAACCCGTTGCAATGCGTGAAAAATTAATGGTTTCATTCTATGTAGATAACGTAGACGAAACCTTTGCCGCCCTAAAAGCCAAAGGCGTGACGTTTATCAGTGAACCTACGGATATGCCCGATTGGGGGATGCGTACCTTGTATCTGCGCGACCCCGAAGAAAATCTTATAGAACTCTTTACCCCTCTGTCGCCGGAGAAATTTAGCCAGGAGCTTCTTGAAGAAGATAAGAAATTTCAATAA
- a CDS encoding alpha-glucuronidase family glycosyl hydrolase: protein MRIISIFLALLFCLSSHAEDGSALWLRYATGTKAEISCRKQSPTLNIAVSELQKYWKGGLPVALEVNATKELRALGNEGYTIRTSADGKQITIASSGEQGVLYGVYHLLRLQAAEQLSESNSDSPPDSKLRVLNISEKPDYRIRILNHWDNLDGTIERGYAGHSLWKWEELPAVVSPRYEAYARANASIGINATVLNNVNASPKILSDEYLQKVKVLADIFRPYGLKVYLSINFSSPAALGGLPTSDPLNKEVIAWWKKKTKEIYSLIPDFGGFLVKANSEGQPGPCDYGRTHAEGANMLADVLKPYHGIVMWRAFVYSPTDSDRAKQAYLEFEPLDGKFRDNVIVQIKNGPIDFQPREPFSPLFGVMKKTPVMPEFQITQEYLGFSNHLAFLAPMWKECLDSDTYVQGAGSTIARVTDGSLFAHPLTAIAGVTNIGDDINWCGHPFAQANWYAFGRLAWKHSLSSEEIGEEWLKQTFLPIDGQPSRNSVNEISQKERQQLHSQLSLLNSQLLQESREAVVNYMMPLGLHHIFAWGHHYGPEPWCDIPGARPDWMPSYYHRADDGGIGFDRSSKGSNATAQYHSPLCEQLDNVDTCPENLLLWFHHVPWNHQMKSGRTLWAELCYAYDRGVQETRNFQKLWAPMEKYIDPERFRDVQHRLKIQTRDAVWWKDACLLYFQQFSKQPIPYELERPMHELKDMMEYKLNITNFECPSYGFTR from the coding sequence ATGAGAATAATATCTATATTCTTAGCCTTGCTCTTCTGTCTTTCGTCCCATGCGGAAGATGGAAGTGCCCTGTGGCTCCGCTATGCGACAGGTACGAAGGCGGAAATTAGTTGCAGGAAGCAATCGCCGACATTAAACATTGCCGTTTCCGAATTACAGAAATATTGGAAAGGCGGTCTTCCTGTGGCTTTGGAAGTAAACGCAACAAAAGAGTTGCGTGCACTTGGAAACGAAGGATACACCATCCGTACTTCTGCCGATGGCAAGCAAATCACCATTGCCTCTTCCGGTGAACAAGGTGTGCTTTATGGAGTTTACCACTTACTCCGTTTGCAGGCTGCGGAACAGCTTTCGGAATCGAACTCTGACTCGCCCCCGGACTCAAAATTGAGGGTACTGAATATCTCAGAAAAACCGGATTACCGGATTCGTATCCTGAACCATTGGGATAATCTGGACGGCACTATCGAACGTGGCTATGCCGGACATTCACTTTGGAAGTGGGAAGAGCTTCCTGCCGTTGTCTCTCCCCGTTACGAAGCCTACGCCCGTGCCAATGCCTCTATCGGCATCAACGCAACCGTACTGAATAATGTCAACGCGAGTCCCAAGATTCTTTCCGATGAGTATCTGCAAAAAGTAAAAGTACTGGCGGATATATTCCGTCCTTACGGCTTGAAAGTATATCTTTCCATTAATTTCTCTTCTCCGGCAGCCCTGGGCGGTTTGCCGACTTCCGACCCATTGAATAAAGAAGTCATTGCCTGGTGGAAGAAGAAAACGAAAGAAATTTATTCCCTGATTCCCGATTTCGGCGGATTCCTGGTGAAAGCGAACTCCGAAGGACAACCCGGGCCGTGTGATTACGGACGTACCCATGCCGAAGGAGCGAATATGCTTGCCGATGTGTTGAAACCTTACCACGGCATCGTCATGTGGCGTGCTTTCGTTTACTCGCCCACAGACAGCGACCGGGCTAAACAAGCCTATCTTGAATTTGAACCTTTGGACGGCAAGTTCCGCGACAATGTGATTGTGCAGATAAAGAACGGACCGATTGACTTCCAGCCCCGCGAACCGTTCAGCCCGTTATTCGGAGTCATGAAGAAAACACCCGTGATGCCGGAATTTCAGATAACACAGGAATATCTGGGATTCTCCAACCACCTCGCTTTTCTCGCTCCCATGTGGAAAGAATGTCTGGACAGCGACACTTACGTACAAGGCGCAGGCTCTACCATCGCCCGTGTGACGGACGGCTCCCTGTTTGCTCATCCGCTGACTGCCATTGCCGGAGTAACCAACATCGGCGACGACATAAATTGGTGCGGACATCCTTTTGCGCAAGCCAACTGGTATGCCTTCGGGCGTCTTGCCTGGAAACATTCCCTTTCATCCGAAGAGATAGGCGAAGAATGGCTGAAACAAACCTTCCTTCCTATTGACGGACAACCATCCCGCAATTCCGTCAATGAAATATCTCAAAAGGAAAGACAACAACTTCACTCTCAACTCTCCCTTCTCAACTCTCAACTTCTCCAAGAGTCGAGGGAAGCAGTGGTAAATTATATGATGCCGTTAGGACTGCATCACATCTTTGCATGGGGACATCATTACGGGCCCGAGCCTTGGTGTGATATTCCCGGTGCCCGTCCCGACTGGATGCCTTCTTATTACCATAGGGCAGATGACGGCGGTATCGGATTCGACCGCAGCAGCAAAGGGAGCAATGCGACGGCACAATATCACTCTCCTTTGTGTGAACAATTGGATAATGTAGACACCTGTCCCGAAAACCTGCTTCTTTGGTTCCACCATGTTCCTTGGAATCATCAGATGAAGAGCGGGCGTACACTTTGGGCGGAGTTGTGCTATGCTTATGACCGTGGGGTGCAAGAAACCAGAAACTTCCAGAAGTTATGGGCGCCTATGGAGAAATACATCGACCCAGAACGATTCCGTGACGTACAGCACCGGTTGAAGATTCAGACACGTGACGCAGTGTGGTGGAAAGATGCCTGCTTGCTCTATTTCCAGCAATTCAGCAAGCAGCCGATACCTTATGAACTGGAACGTCCGATGCATGAATTGAAAGATATGATGGAATACAAACTGAATATCACTAATTTTGAATGTCCGTCTTACGGATTTACCCGATAG
- a CDS encoding FecR family protein → MMENPDQNSDYALRAIQEPRLRETEEFNQWISVPENKELFLDLMACKEAVMRESLDRRRKAKMKTRIWVAASAVAAVLVLAFLIPSLFPSFFIKEEEPVRFFAATVSGEHVMLQMDGHHEQQLLEDSVMDIKEWKTLTPDTTCCQTLTTPRGKSFLLVLSDGTKVWINAESSLRYPVAFNGKERRVELKGEACFEVAKDEKCPFIVSADGMDTHVLGTKFNVRSYATEDRHVTLVQGKVQVTNTNSLTSVVLQPGQDLTYTETGEEKISRVNIATYTAWTEGMFYFEDSSLEEIMSSLGRWYNVNVDFERVELYNIRLNFWANRNAHLDEAVELLNKLEKVRVEYQDGTITIKHI, encoded by the coding sequence ATGATGGAAAATCCAGACCAGAATTCAGATTATGCATTGCGTGCGATACAGGAACCGCGACTAAGGGAGACGGAAGAGTTCAACCAGTGGATTAGCGTACCTGAAAACAAGGAACTATTTCTCGACCTGATGGCTTGCAAGGAAGCTGTGATGCGTGAAAGCTTGGATAGGAGACGCAAGGCAAAAATGAAAACACGTATTTGGGTAGCGGCTTCTGCTGTGGCTGCCGTTTTGGTTTTGGCCTTTCTTATACCTTCTTTATTTCCTTCTTTCTTTATAAAAGAAGAGGAACCGGTGCGGTTCTTTGCCGCAACTGTCAGTGGAGAACATGTGATGCTGCAAATGGACGGCCATCATGAACAACAACTGTTGGAAGACAGTGTGATGGACATCAAAGAATGGAAAACATTGACGCCGGATACCACCTGCTGCCAAACGTTGACTACACCACGTGGAAAAAGTTTCCTATTGGTACTGTCCGACGGGACTAAAGTGTGGATAAATGCTGAAAGTAGCCTGCGCTATCCTGTCGCATTCAACGGGAAGGAACGACGGGTAGAGTTGAAAGGTGAAGCCTGCTTTGAAGTGGCAAAGGATGAAAAATGTCCCTTTATCGTAAGTGCGGACGGCATGGATACCCATGTACTGGGTACTAAATTCAATGTACGTTCATACGCAACAGAAGACCGCCACGTGACATTGGTGCAGGGAAAAGTGCAAGTGACCAACACGAACAGCCTTACGTCCGTAGTGCTTCAACCCGGACAGGACTTGACTTATACGGAAACCGGAGAAGAGAAAATATCGCGTGTCAACATAGCTACCTATACGGCATGGACAGAAGGAATGTTCTATTTTGAAGATTCGTCACTGGAAGAAATTATGAGTTCTCTGGGCAGATGGTACAACGTGAACGTTGACTTTGAACGGGTGGAACTATACAATATCCGCCTGAACTTTTGGGCGAACCGCAACGCTCATTTGGACGAGGCGGTGGAACTTCTGAATAAACTGGAAAAAGTACGTGTAGAATATCAGGACGGGACTATTACAATTAAACATATATAA
- a CDS encoding RNA polymerase sigma factor: protein MNSSQNAIAVLYRKYWQKLYIHAYNLLNDGESAKDVLSDVFCSVLENSEQFEGKTDLLPLFYVMVKNRCIDHIRHQNVVNRNAERYLEELYSGWTAKEYRDYEDKIDRMQESIRQMAPQMRIVVEEFFLNEKKCAEISEILNISDNTVRTHIARALKILRKRLSVFLLITV from the coding sequence ATGAATAGTAGCCAAAATGCCATAGCTGTATTGTATAGGAAATATTGGCAAAAGCTCTATATTCATGCATATAATCTGCTGAATGACGGAGAAAGCGCAAAGGATGTATTGAGTGATGTGTTTTGCTCAGTACTTGAAAACAGCGAGCAGTTTGAAGGGAAGACTGATTTGCTGCCTTTATTCTATGTTATGGTGAAAAACCGTTGCATTGACCACATACGTCATCAGAATGTAGTGAACCGGAATGCGGAAAGATACTTGGAAGAACTTTATAGCGGTTGGACTGCCAAAGAGTATCGGGACTACGAAGATAAAATAGACCGGATGCAGGAGAGTATCCGCCAGATGGCGCCGCAAATGCGCATAGTAGTGGAAGAGTTTTTTCTGAATGAAAAGAAATGTGCGGAAATTAGTGAAATATTAAATATCAGTGATAATACAGTCAGAACCCATATTGCCCGGGCTTTAAAAATACTCCGTAAACGATTGAGTGTCTTTTTACTTATTACAGTTTAA
- a CDS encoding ATP-binding cassette domain-containing protein, whose translation MIQNTFCMAGGVARNPLVRLAKPITTTIGANEHIAIVGPNGGGKSLFVDTLIGKYPLREGTLRYDFSPSATQTVYDNVKYIAFRDTYGAADTNYYYQQRWNAHDQDETPDVREMLGEIKDEQLKNELFELFCIEPLLDKKIILLSSGELRKFQLTKTLLTAPRVLIMDNPFIGLDAPTRELLFSLLERLTKMSSVQIILVLSMMDDIPSFITHVIPVDKMEVFSKMEREAYLTAFRNRDATTSFDELQKRIIDLPYDVNNYDSDEVVKLNKVSIRYGDRTILNELDWTVHRGEKWALSGENGAGKSTLLSLVCADNPQSYACDISLFGRKRGTGESIWEIKKHIGYVSPEMHRAYLKNLPAIEIVASGLHDSIGLYKRPQPEQMAVCEWWMDIFGIADLKDKPFLQLSSGEQRLALLARAFVKDPELLILDEPLHGLDTYNRRRVKKVIEAFCKRKDKTMITVTHYESELPDTITNRIFLKRNDTLIY comes from the coding sequence ATGATCCAAAATACATTCTGCATGGCGGGGGGCGTAGCACGCAACCCGCTTGTGCGTTTAGCCAAACCTATCACGACAACTATCGGAGCGAACGAACATATAGCCATTGTAGGTCCCAATGGGGGTGGCAAGAGCCTTTTTGTAGATACATTAATCGGAAAATATCCGCTACGTGAAGGAACACTCCGGTATGACTTTTCCCCTTCCGCTACTCAAACTGTTTATGATAATGTGAAATATATCGCGTTCCGTGATACTTATGGAGCGGCAGATACCAATTATTACTACCAACAGCGTTGGAATGCGCACGACCAGGATGAAACGCCGGACGTCCGCGAAATGTTGGGAGAGATTAAAGACGAACAACTGAAAAATGAACTGTTCGAGCTCTTCTGCATCGAACCTCTTCTTGATAAAAAGATAATCCTTCTTTCAAGTGGTGAACTGCGTAAATTCCAGCTCACAAAGACACTGTTGACAGCCCCCCGCGTTCTGATAATGGATAATCCGTTTATCGGACTGGATGCGCCTACCCGCGAATTGTTATTCTCTTTGCTTGAACGTCTGACAAAAATGTCGTCCGTCCAGATTATTCTGGTGCTTTCCATGATGGATGATATACCTTCCTTTATCACTCACGTTATCCCTGTTGATAAAATGGAAGTGTTTTCCAAGATGGAACGCGAAGCCTACTTGACTGCTTTCCGCAACAGAGACGCAACTACTTCTTTCGATGAATTGCAGAAACGGATTATTGATTTGCCTTATGACGTCAACAACTATGACTCGGACGAAGTGGTGAAACTGAATAAGGTAAGTATCCGCTATGGCGACCGCACTATTCTGAACGAACTGGACTGGACAGTGCATCGTGGGGAGAAATGGGCGTTGAGCGGGGAGAATGGTGCAGGAAAGTCTACATTATTGAGTTTGGTTTGTGCGGATAATCCACAATCATACGCTTGCGACATCAGCCTTTTCGGACGCAAACGGGGAACTGGAGAAAGTATTTGGGAAATCAAGAAACACATCGGATATGTAAGTCCCGAGATGCATCGTGCTTATCTCAAAAACTTGCCGGCTATTGAAATCGTAGCCAGCGGACTGCACGACAGTATCGGACTGTACAAACGCCCCCAACCGGAGCAGATGGCTGTATGTGAGTGGTGGATGGATATATTCGGCATTGCCGACTTGAAAGACAAACCTTTCTTGCAGCTTTCCAGTGGGGAGCAACGTCTGGCTCTGTTGGCACGTGCTTTCGTCAAAGATCCTGAATTACTGATTTTGGACGAACCGCTTCATGGATTGGATACTTACAATCGTCGTCGGGTCAAAAAGGTGATCGAAGCCTTCTGTAAACGTAAAGATAAGACGATGATTACGGTAACACATTATGAATCAGAACTTCCGGATACGATTACAAACCGCATCTTCTTGAAAAGAAATGATACGTTAATATATTAG